The Allocatelliglobosispora scoriae genome contains a region encoding:
- a CDS encoding helix-turn-helix domain-containing protein — MTAIPLNAEPPSARVIEVASQALDRVRSYLRNHPDGPQEVHIVVADSPHDELSVPREAVVLLARVLSHLAEGHGVAVLPMESELTSQQAADLLNVSRPFLIGLLDAGEIRYRMVGSHRRIELKSLMDYQRADDARTLRAANDLTALDEELGFI, encoded by the coding sequence GTGACCGCCATCCCGCTGAATGCTGAACCGCCGAGTGCTCGTGTTATCGAGGTCGCCTCTCAGGCGCTAGATCGAGTTCGCTCCTACCTGCGCAACCATCCGGACGGTCCGCAAGAGGTCCACATCGTGGTGGCCGATTCGCCCCACGACGAGTTGTCGGTCCCTCGGGAGGCCGTCGTTCTGCTGGCCCGAGTCCTGTCGCACCTCGCCGAGGGGCATGGTGTGGCGGTGCTGCCGATGGAATCCGAGCTGACGAGCCAGCAGGCAGCCGACCTGTTGAACGTGTCGCGGCCGTTCTTGATCGGGCTGCTCGACGCTGGTGAGATCCGGTACCGAATGGTGGGCAGCCACCGACGGATAGAACTCAAGTCCCTGATGGATTACCAGCGTGCAGATGACGCGCGCACGCTGCGCGCGGCGAATGACCTGACAGCCCTGGATGAGGAACTCGGATTCATCTGA
- a CDS encoding Crp/Fnr family transcriptional regulator, giving the protein MRRRQPDRRPWPADSFLAELAPDDLEALIAAGTTRVYDRQAVLIAEGATDTEAHLLLTGCVRVEGHTSAGSSTLLAIRIGGDIVGELAALHGNPRSTTVVAVTRTSVRVIDGLRFREIVNARPAIAAAIQRTVSTKLLAATRYRIDVGSSSVLARVARVLLHLGEVYGRTTSPGTLIDLPLSQRDLSSLVGAAEPSVYRAITDLRRMGALTTGYRRIVITDHARLHKTADS; this is encoded by the coding sequence ATGAGACGACGACAGCCGGACCGGCGACCGTGGCCGGCGGACAGCTTCCTCGCGGAACTCGCCCCCGACGATCTCGAAGCGCTCATCGCCGCGGGCACCACCCGTGTCTACGACCGCCAGGCGGTGCTGATCGCCGAGGGCGCCACCGATACCGAGGCACACCTGCTGCTCACCGGCTGCGTCCGGGTGGAGGGCCACACGTCGGCCGGATCCAGCACCCTGCTCGCCATCCGCATCGGCGGCGACATCGTCGGCGAGCTCGCGGCACTGCACGGCAACCCGCGCTCCACGACGGTCGTCGCCGTCACGCGTACGTCGGTGCGGGTCATCGACGGGCTGCGGTTCCGGGAGATCGTCAACGCCCGCCCGGCGATCGCGGCGGCCATCCAGCGGACCGTCAGCACCAAGCTGCTCGCCGCCACCCGCTACCGCATCGACGTGGGCTCCTCCTCCGTGCTCGCCCGGGTGGCGCGGGTCCTGCTGCACCTCGGCGAGGTCTACGGGCGGACCACCTCGCCGGGCACCCTGATCGACCTGCCGCTGAGCCAGCGCGACCTGTCGTCGCTGGTCGGCGCCGCCGAGCCTAGCGTCTACCGGGCCATCACCGACCTGCGCCGCATGGGGGCGCTCACCACCGGGTACCGCCGGATCGTCATCACCGACCACGCCCGGCTCCACAAGACCGCAGACTCCTGA
- a CDS encoding cryptochrome/photolyase family protein, which translates to MRTAIVLFTRDLRVRDNPALHAAVAAADRVVPLFVADPGLRVHPHRQRFLAECLADLRESLRQRGGDLVVRRGDPVAEAVKLARQVGAFGIAASADVSVYARRRERRLTDACAAEGISLRLHPGVTIVEPGAVRPSTGGDHYKVFTPYWRAWQQVTPRERAATPRTIALPDGVTGADPLTVLGPVPAANPQAARGGEAEALRRLKSFDPSGYADQHDDLPGDATSRLSSYLHFGCVSPQAVASTVENEAFVRQLCWRDFYHQVLHSFGDLPSKAYRTGAVEDWRTDEHALDAWREGQTGIPIVDAGMRQLAAEGFMHNRARMITASYLTKQLGLDWRDGAAHFMHLLTDADVANNFGNWQWIAGTGNDTKPYRRFNPLRQAERFDPDGDYVRRYIPELAGVEGKAVHRPWLLSGGLLGTVDYAKPLIDPPQ; encoded by the coding sequence GTGCGTACCGCCATCGTGTTGTTCACCCGCGACCTGCGGGTGCGCGACAACCCCGCGCTGCATGCCGCCGTGGCCGCCGCCGACCGCGTCGTGCCGCTCTTCGTCGCCGACCCCGGCCTGCGCGTGCACCCGCACCGGCAGCGCTTCCTCGCCGAGTGCCTCGCCGACCTGCGCGAATCGCTCCGCCAGCGGGGCGGCGACCTGGTCGTGCGCCGAGGCGATCCGGTGGCCGAGGCGGTGAAGCTCGCCAGGCAGGTCGGCGCGTTCGGCATCGCCGCCTCCGCCGACGTCAGCGTCTATGCCCGGCGGCGCGAGCGGCGCCTCACCGACGCCTGCGCGGCTGAAGGGATCTCGCTGCGGCTGCACCCCGGGGTGACGATCGTCGAGCCGGGCGCGGTGCGTCCGTCGACGGGCGGCGACCACTACAAGGTCTTCACGCCCTACTGGCGGGCCTGGCAGCAGGTCACGCCCCGCGAGCGCGCCGCGACGCCGCGCACGATCGCCCTCCCCGACGGCGTCACCGGCGCCGATCCGCTCACCGTGCTCGGGCCGGTCCCGGCCGCGAACCCGCAGGCCGCGCGGGGCGGCGAGGCCGAGGCGCTGCGGCGCCTGAAGAGCTTCGATCCATCGGGGTACGCCGACCAGCACGACGACCTGCCCGGTGACGCGACATCGCGCCTGAGTTCCTACCTGCACTTCGGCTGCGTCTCCCCGCAGGCGGTCGCCTCCACGGTGGAGAACGAGGCGTTCGTCCGGCAGCTGTGCTGGCGGGACTTCTACCACCAGGTGCTGCACTCGTTCGGCGATCTGCCGTCGAAGGCCTACCGGACCGGTGCGGTCGAGGACTGGCGCACCGACGAGCACGCGCTGGACGCCTGGCGGGAGGGGCAGACCGGCATCCCGATCGTCGACGCCGGGATGCGGCAGCTCGCGGCCGAGGGGTTCATGCACAACCGGGCCCGGATGATCACCGCTTCCTATCTGACCAAGCAGCTCGGGCTGGACTGGCGTGACGGTGCGGCGCACTTCATGCACCTGCTCACCGACGCCGATGTCGCCAACAACTTCGGCAACTGGCAGTGGATCGCGGGGACCGGCAACGACACGAAGCCCTACCGGCGGTTCAATCCCCTGCGCCAGGCTGAGCGCTTCGACCCGGACGGCGACTACGTCCGGCGCTACATCCCGGAGCTCGCCGGTGTCGAGGGCAAGGCCGTGCACCGCCCGTGGCTGCTGAGCGGCGGCCTCTTAGGCACCGTCGACTACGCGAAGCCGCTGATCGACCCGCCCCAGTGA
- a CDS encoding trypsin-like serine protease encodes MGAIGAGNPGQASDGGVTPQVVGGVRAAQGEFPWMVRLSMGCGGALYTPSLVLTAAHCVGATGNNTSITATYGAVDLQDPARITRTSNYVYRAPGYNGDGKDWALIRLSSPISGPLLKIATDTSLHSGTFTVAGWGAATEGGAQQRYLLKADVPFITDTQCASASGYSGLIPNEEICAGNWSAGGTDTCQGDSGGPMFKRNAANEWVQVGITSWGNGCARPQQPGVYSEVRYFSTDIYNAAVSLGGAPGGVSVTGPGNQSTVVGTAVTVNSSATGGTTPYTWSATGLPPGTSINASTGQITGTPTTVGTYTVTVKATDAAGASGTATFTWVVNAVGGCGAVTNGTDVSIPDNTTVYSNVTVAGCSGNASATSTVEVHIVHTYKGDLIVSLVAPDGSTYVLANRTGGSADNIDTTYTVNLSSEARNGTWRLKVQDAATADTGYINSWTLTL; translated from the coding sequence ATGGGCGCGATCGGGGCGGGAAACCCCGGCCAGGCGAGTGACGGCGGGGTCACCCCGCAGGTGGTCGGCGGCGTCAGGGCGGCGCAGGGCGAATTCCCGTGGATGGTCCGGCTCTCGATGGGCTGCGGCGGCGCGCTCTACACGCCGAGCCTCGTGCTCACCGCGGCGCACTGCGTCGGCGCCACCGGCAACAACACCTCGATCACCGCCACCTACGGCGCGGTCGACCTGCAGGACCCGGCCCGGATCACCCGCACCTCCAACTACGTCTACCGGGCGCCCGGCTACAACGGCGACGGCAAGGACTGGGCGCTGATCCGCCTGTCCAGCCCGATCAGCGGCCCGCTGCTGAAGATCGCCACCGACACGTCGCTGCACAGCGGCACCTTCACGGTGGCCGGCTGGGGTGCGGCGACGGAGGGCGGTGCGCAGCAGCGCTACCTGCTCAAGGCCGACGTACCGTTCATCACCGACACCCAGTGCGCGAGCGCGAGCGGCTACTCCGGCCTGATCCCCAACGAGGAGATCTGCGCGGGCAACTGGTCCGCCGGCGGCACCGACACCTGCCAGGGTGACTCGGGCGGCCCGATGTTCAAGCGCAACGCCGCCAACGAGTGGGTCCAGGTCGGCATCACGAGCTGGGGCAACGGCTGCGCGCGGCCGCAGCAGCCCGGCGTCTACTCCGAGGTGCGCTACTTCTCCACCGACATCTACAACGCGGCGGTCTCGCTCGGCGGCGCCCCCGGCGGCGTCTCGGTGACCGGGCCCGGCAACCAGAGCACGGTCGTCGGCACCGCGGTGACGGTCAACAGCTCCGCCACCGGCGGCACCACGCCCTACACCTGGTCGGCGACCGGCCTCCCGCCGGGCACCTCGATTAACGCCAGCACCGGCCAGATCACCGGTACCCCGACCACCGTCGGCACCTACACCGTGACGGTCAAGGCGACCGACGCCGCTGGCGCCAGCGGAACCGCGACGTTCACCTGGGTGGTCAACGCGGTCGGCGGCTGCGGTGCGGTCACCAACGGCACCGATGTCTCCATCCCGGACAACACGACCGTCTACAGCAACGTCACCGTGGCCGGCTGCAGCGGCAACGCCTCCGCGACGAGCACGGTCGAGGTGCACATCGTCCACACCTACAAGGGTGACCTCATCGTCTCCCTGGTGGCGCCGGACGGCAGCACCTACGTCCTGGCCAACCGGACCGGTGGCAGCGCGGACAACATCGACACGACCTACACCGTGAACCTCTCCAGCGAGGCCCGCAACGGCACGTGGCGGCTGAAGGTGCAGGACGCGGCGACCGCTGACACCGGCTACATCAACTCCTGGACCCTGACCCTCTAG
- a CDS encoding SH3 domain-containing protein — protein MLTELRSPTSARRPVARLVAALMIVAAGAMAPFALSEPAAAAACNIWPGTNENRPGAFLGAGVNIRTGPGTNCVVLGAGYTNHSVTYRCWTWGDNVNGTSSWTLLRDNSTGVTGWVNDSLLSNFGSQQFC, from the coding sequence ATGCTCACCGAACTCAGGTCACCGACGTCTGCGAGGCGTCCGGTCGCCCGCCTCGTCGCGGCGCTGATGATCGTCGCGGCCGGTGCGATGGCACCGTTCGCCCTCAGCGAGCCGGCCGCCGCGGCCGCCTGCAACATCTGGCCCGGCACCAACGAGAACCGCCCCGGGGCCTTCCTCGGCGCCGGAGTGAACATCCGGACCGGTCCGGGCACCAACTGCGTCGTTCTCGGCGCGGGCTACACCAACCACAGCGTCACCTACCGCTGCTGGACCTGGGGCGACAACGTCAACGGCACCTCCTCCTGGACGCTGCTGAGGGACAACTCCACCGGCGTCACCGGCTGGGTGAACGACAGCCTGCTCAGCAACTTCGGCTCCCAGCAGTTCTGCTAG